The following proteins come from a genomic window of Salvia hispanica cultivar TCC Black 2014 chromosome 4, UniMelb_Shisp_WGS_1.0, whole genome shotgun sequence:
- the LOC125219175 gene encoding uncharacterized protein At4g13200, chloroplastic-like gives MSGRLTASHCPPSYSIPSPSIIHAPRCSIKPPALPFSPSNLHLHSSRSPSTTFTCNCTRNSGENESRTILDAFFLGKAVAEALNERVESAVGEFLSSIGRLQAEQQKQVEEFQNEVLEKARRAKEQAAMEAKGLVPQAKSSADKTSAVNGVASNTYSPAESVNSTASSLQSEPVDREDNPPNDE, from the exons ATGAGTGGGCGATTGACAGCATCCCATTGCCCACCCTCCTATTCCATTCCTTCCCCATCCATAATCCATGCCCCTCGCTGCTCTATCAAGCCACCTGCCCTCCCCTTTTCCCCCTCCAACCTTCACCTCCACTCCTCCAGATCTCCATCCACTACATTCACCTGCAACTGCACTCGCAATTCCG GTGAGAATGAGAGCAGAACAATTTTAGATGCATTTTTCTTGGGAAAGGCAGTGGCTGAAGCACTTAATGAGCGTGTAGAGTCGGCCGTGGGTGAGTTTCTGAGCTCCATTGGCAGATTGCAAGCTGAACAACAGAAGCAAGTAGAAGAGTTTCAG AATGAGGTGTTGGAAAAGGCTCGACGGGCCAAAGAGCAAGCAGCAATGGAAGCGAAAGGGCTCGTTCCCCAGGCTAAGTCTAGTGCGGACAAGACATCAGCTGTGAATGGTGTAGCATCGAACACATACTCACCTGCTGAGTCTGTGAACTCTACAGCCTCATCCCTGCAATCGGAGCCTGTCGACCGTGAGGACAATCCTCCCAATGATGAATGA